CCGGCAAAAGGAATGTCCGAAACCGACAGCGCAGCCGAGGCAGCCAGCGCGGCCAGCGCGTCAGGCTGAACGTCTTTGTCGGCCGAAATCAGCGAAATCATCACCTGCACCTCGTAGTGATAGTCCTTGGGGAACATCGGGCGCAGGATGCGGTCAACGAGGCGCGATACCAGCACTTCGTAATCCGACAGGCGGCCTTCGCGGCGCTGGAACGAACCGGGGATCTTGCCGGCACCGCCGAATTTCTCCTGGTAATCCACCGATAGCGGCAGGAAGTCGACGCCTTCGCGCTGCGAGGGCTGCGAAACCACCGTGGCCAGCAGCATGGCGTCGCCGAGGCGAACTACTACTGCACCGTCGGCAAACTTGGCCAGTTTACCTGTTTCGATGGAAATCTGCCGACCGTCCGGCAGGGTGATGTTTTTGGTAACCGCGTTGTAAGGAGACATTCCTTCAGGGTAGCTTTTGATGATGGACAGCTTGGGGCAGCGAAACCACACCTGCATTCAGGTATGGGAATTCCGGCTCTGTTGTAAAAGAACGCGCCCGGCCAACAAGGTGTGCCGGGCAGCGCAAAAAAAGTAGGGAACCCGGCCGGCGGGCTCCCTACTTTCCTGGAGTGGGTTACTTGCGGATGCCCAACTCCTTGATAATCGCACGGTAGCGGTTGATTTCGCGGTTCTGCAGGTAATTCAGCAGACGGCGACGCTTACCTACCAGCTTGAGCAGGCCCAGACGGGTCGAGAAGTCTTTTTTGTTGACTTTCAGGTGCTCCGTCAGGTGATTGATGCGAGTGGTGAACAGGGCAATTTGCGATTCGGCCGAACCAGTGTCGGTTTTGGTTTTGGCAACGCCGTGCTGTTCGAAGATAGCCTGCTTGGCTTCGGTAGTGAGTTTCATCTGCAGATAGGGAGAAAGCCCCGTCTTGGATTAAGATGTTGGGAAAAACAAAAACGCGGGCTACACAGCCTAGCGTGGCCGCAAAGGTAAATAAAAAACCGAAGCGGCCCAACCCGGTGGCAGAAACCTGCCGGGTTGGGCCGCTTGCTTGGGCCAGTGGCACATTAGCCGGCTACCGGCTCGGCGCGTTTGCTAAACCACCGGGGCAAGCGGCGCGACAACCGGTACCAGAAATCCACCTCAAACAAACTGGAGTCGCGGCGGGCTTGGTACAAAAAGAACAGGCCAGCGGGCAGCAGCAGGCAGTTTGCCATCCACATGCCCAAGCCAATGGGCATTACCGACTCGCGCCCGTACTTCTCACCGATGATCGACACCACGTAGAACACGATGAAAAAGAGAATCGACACGAGCACGGGCACCCCCAGCCCGCCCTTTTTGATGATGGCACCTAGGGGGGCTCCGATCAGGAACATCACCAGGATAGCCACCGATTGGGTGTACTTGCGAAACACCTCGATGCGGTAGTTACCAGCCTCGCGCGCGGTGCCGCTGATGCGCTCGGCGTAGCTGCTCACGAACGCCCGCATGTTGCGGGCCCGGTTGGCGGCGTTCTGGGCCATGTTGGCGGTAAGCGGCGGAATGGACTTATCGGACAGCTGCAGGTTAGCCATTCGCTTATCCAGCGCCTGGCCGGTGGTATCAAACCGCTGATACAAAAAGTACGGATTGACTTGCCCGGCTACCTGGTACCGCTCGCGCTGCAGCTGCCGGTGCAACGAGTCGACAAAGCCCTGCAGCTGGGGTATGGTAAGCATGATCTTGTTCTCCTTAAACAAGTCCTCCTTGGTGCGGTCGAGGCTGAAGGACGCCAGAGAAAAGATGATATCGGTCCGGTCGAAGCTCTGCTGCAGGAAACCGGCCCCGGTACGGTCGCGGGCGGTAGGCTGCTCCACGTACTTGCGTCCGTGAAAAAGCTCCAGCC
The sequence above is drawn from the Hymenobacter sp. YIM 151858-1 genome and encodes:
- a CDS encoding LptF/LptG family permease translates to MKKLDKLILRAFIGPFLLTFAVVEFVFLTQTMMKYLDDLVGKDLGTGVILQLLMYFSVLIVPISLPLAVLLSSLMTYGNLGEHHELTAIKTSGVSLVRILRPVMLFSALLAGFAFWFNNTIVPKANLKAYSLLWDVRQQKLALDIREGVFYNGIPGYTIKVNRKGGENGEKLYGVMIYDHSGNTGNVAMMLADSGRMATRFNGQYLGLELFHGRKYVEQPTARDRTGAGFLQQSFDRTDIIFSLASFSLDRTKEDLFKENKIMLTIPQLQGFVDSLHRQLQRERYQVAGQVNPYFLYQRFDTTGQALDKRMANLQLSDKSIPPLTANMAQNAANRARNMRAFVSSYAERISGTAREAGNYRIEVFRKYTQSVAILVMFLIGAPLGAIIKKGGLGVPVLVSILFFIVFYVVSIIGEKYGRESVMPIGLGMWMANCLLLPAGLFFLYQARRDSSLFEVDFWYRLSRRLPRWFSKRAEPVAG
- the rpsO gene encoding 30S ribosomal protein S15 produces the protein MKLTTEAKQAIFEQHGVAKTKTDTGSAESQIALFTTRINHLTEHLKVNKKDFSTRLGLLKLVGKRRRLLNYLQNREINRYRAIIKELGIRK